In a genomic window of Mastacembelus armatus chromosome 3, fMasArm1.2, whole genome shotgun sequence:
- the adma gene encoding adrenomedullin a: MKLILQSFLYCCLLATVAHCVELEVNPELKKRLSIWLGSRLRRNLDSVAVEKTAESGFVRTEDIRDTLLPHSSTNNNVRTKRSKNSANQSTSQGCLLVTCTVHDLAHRLYQLSGKHKSAPLDKISPQGYGRRRRSLPVRRVTLSLDQGRLRPVWSVTDSQVYKLEALLRQT, translated from the exons ATGAAACTGATCCTCCAGTCTTTCCTCTATTGCTGCCTGCTGGCAACAGTAGCACACTGTGTGGAACTTGAAGTGAATCCGGAGTTGAAAAAAAG GCTAAGCATATGGCTAGGGAGCAGACTGAGAAGAAATCTTGACAGCGTAGCAGTAGAGAAGACAGCGGAGTCTGGGTTTGTCAGAACAGAAGACATCAGGGATACCTTGCTGCCACATTCCAG CACTAACAACAATGTCCGAACCAAGAGATCGAAAAACTCAGCCAACCAGTCAACAAGTCAAGGTTGTTTATTGGTCACCTGCACAGTGCATGACCTGGCACACCGCCTGTACCAGCTCAGTGGAAAGCACAAGAGTGCCCCTCTTGACAAGATCAGCCCGCAGGGATACGGCCGAAGACGGCGATCTCTTCCAGTGCGCAGAGTCACTCTGAGTCTAGATCAAGGCAGGCTGCGGCCAGTTTGGAGCGTAACTGACTCACAAGTTTACAAGCTTGAGGCTCTCCTCAGACAGACATGA